From Cydia fagiglandana chromosome 6, ilCydFagi1.1, whole genome shotgun sequence, the proteins below share one genomic window:
- the LOC134665284 gene encoding glyoxalase domain-containing protein 4 yields MVNGRALHFVFKVADRTLTAKFYRDILGMKVLRHEEFSEGCEAACNGPYANRWSKTMVGYGPEDTHFVVELTYNYGITHYETGNDFIGLTIQSSESLQRAAANNWPVKQQNGIKYLEAPGGYKFFIVDKPEPVGKDPVQKVSLACSNLARSIAYWNGLLTLKIFEKKDKSVVVGFSEDQAKLELVEIAEPINRAKAYGRIAFACPFDEQPIIDRKIQAANEKILTPLISLDTPGKATVRVIILADPDGHEICFVDDESFRQLSQVDPASDAELDKFIKSDKSR; encoded by the exons ATGGTGAACGGCCGTGCGTTGCATTTCGTGTTCAAAGTGGCTGACAGGACCCTCACAGCAAAATTCTACCGAGACATCTTGGGAATGAAG gtacttcgTCATGAGGAATTCAGCGAAGGGTGTGAAGCGGCCTGCAATGG ACCATACGCAAATAGATGGAGCAAGACTATGGTAGGCTACGGCCCTGAGGACACACATTTTGTTGTTGAGCTTACATACAACTACGGGATCACACATTACGAGACAGGCAATGACTTTATCGGCCTCACCATACAGTCCAGCGAGAGTCTGCAGAGAGCTGCGGCCAATAATTGGCCAGTGAAGCAACAGAATGGGATTAAATACTTGGAAGCACCTGGTGGATACAAATTCTTCATTGTTGATAAACCGGAGCCTGTTGGAAaag ACCCAGTTCAAAAAGTGTCGCTAGCCTGCTCTAACCTGGCGAGGTCCATCGCCTACTGGAACGGCCTGCTGACGCTCAAGATCTTCGAGAAGAAGGATAAGTCCGTGGTCGTCGGCTTCAGTGAGGACCAGGCCAAGCTTGAGCTGGTTGAAATTG CTGAACCCATAAACCGCGCAAAGGCCTACGGTCGCATAGCATTCGCCTGCCCATTTGACGAGCAGCCGATCATCGACCGCAAGATTCAGGCCGCCAACGAGAAGATCCTCACCCCCCTCATCTCACTAGACACCCCTGGAAAGGCTACCGTCCGCGTCATCATTCTAGCTGACCCAG ACGGCCACGAGATCTGCTTCGTGGACGACGAGAGTTTCCGCCAGCTGTCCCAGGTGGACCCGGCCAGCGACGCCGAACTCGACAAATTCATTAAATCAGATAAGTCGCGCTAA